Below is a window of Streptomyces qaidamensis DNA.
GTACACCTGGTCGAGCCGGGCGGCCACGGCCTGGATGTCGAACGTGCAGCGCAGGGTGTCGTTGACGCCGACGACCACGGACACGAGGTGGGGTCGCAGCTCCAGCGCGGCGGGCAGCTGCCGCTCCAGCACGTCCCGGGTCTGCGACCCGCTCACCGCGAGCTTGGTGAACGCGGCCGGCTCCTCGCAGAGCCCGTCGGCGAGCAGCGCGGCCCAGCCACGCCACGCCCCGTTCCCCACGGGATCCCCCACGCCCTCGGTGAGCGAGTCCCCGAGGGCCACGAAACGCGGGGGCCCGCCGAACCACCCAGGCTCCCGGGACCGCGAAGACCCGCCGAACCGCCCGGGTCCCTCGGACCGCGGGGACCCGCCGAACCACCCGGGCCCCGCGAACCACCCGGGCCCCGCGGACCGCCCGGCCCCCTCGGACCGCGGGGGTCTCATGTCACACCCCCGGGCACGAGCGGCCGAGCCGGACGCACGGGGACAGGCGCGTCGTGCGCGGCGAGAAACGCGTCGACCGCCGCGTCCCAGCCGAAGCACTCCGCACGCGCGCGTGCCGCCTCGCGCCGGTCCGCCTCCAGACCTTCCAGCAGTAGGTCCACGACGTCCGCGAACGCCTCCCCGTGGTCCGCCGCGACGGCACCGGCGGCGCCGATCACCTCCGACAGCGCCGACGACGCGCTCGCGACCACGGGCGTGCCGCAGGCCATGGCCTCCAGCGCGGCGAGCCCGAAGGTCTCGGCGGGCCCCGGGGCCAGCGCCACGTCGGCGGACGCCTGGAGCGCGCCCAGCAGACCGCGGTCGGAGACGTGCCCGAGGAAGGTGACCGGCAGGCCGCTCTCGCGTGCCCGCCGTTCGAGCCCGGCCCGCAGCGGCCCGTCCCCGGCCACCACCAGCACGGCCCGGCGACCGCGCCGCCGCAGCGCCTGAAGGGCGTCCAGCGCCGTGCCGGGCCGCTTCTCCACGGACAGCCGCGAGCACATCACGAGCAACGTCTCGTCCACGCGCGCGTGCCGCGACCGCAGCTCCGGGTCGCGCAGCGTCGGGTGACGCTGCACCAGATCGACGCCGAGCGGGGCCCGGACGACGTTGCGGGCCCCGATCCGCACGAACTCCCGCTCGGCGAACTCGGTGGTGCACACCACGCGCGCGTAGGTGTGGGCCGTACGGGTGTTGAGGGCGTCGGCTGCACGCCGGGCGGCCCCCTCGGGCACACCC
It encodes the following:
- a CDS encoding glycosyltransferase, with product MSDPRSGGSTRSLRIVRLANFVAPSSGGLRTALRELGKGFKAAGHQPVLVIPGERMSDRETEQGRVITLPGPLLPGTGGYRVLADKRRVARLLEELAPDRLEVSDRTTLRWTGKWARRARIPAVMVSHETADGVLRTWGVPEGAARRAADALNTRTAHTYARVVCTTEFAEREFVRIGARNVVRAPLGVDLVQRHPTLRDPELRSRHARVDETLLVMCSRLSVEKRPGTALDALQALRRRGRRAVLVVAGDGPLRAGLERRARESGLPVTFLGHVSDRGLLGALQASADVALAPGPAETFGLAALEAMACGTPVVASASSALSEVIGAAGAVAADHGEAFADVVDLLLEGLEADRREAARARAECFGWDAAVDAFLAAHDAPVPVRPARPLVPGGVT